One genomic segment of Nothobranchius furzeri strain GRZ-AD chromosome 10, NfurGRZ-RIMD1, whole genome shotgun sequence includes these proteins:
- the LOC139072301 gene encoding zinc finger and SCAN domain-containing protein 32-like, whose protein sequence is MSSPCSQTSSLNPWSSKEVEIFLSLLANDRIQRKLDGSERNEKIFQGLAQAMSTHSYERSSEQCSEKIKKLEAEYRSVKDHNSRSGADRRHWKWFTDMDAIYGEACE, encoded by the coding sequence ATGTCTTCTCCCTGCTCGCAAACCTCATCTTTGAACCCCTGGAGCAGCAAGGAGGTTGAAATCTTCCTCTCTTTGCTCGCCAACGACAGGATCCAGCGCAAACTGGACGGTTCTGAGCGAAACGAGAAGATTTTTCAGGGGCTTGCACAAGCAATGTCCACCCACAGCTACGAACGCTCCTCCGAGCAGTgcagtgaaaaaataaaaaaacttgaagCCGAGTACAGGTCCGTCAAGGACCACAACAGCAGGAGTGGGGCAGACCGGCGGCACTGGAAATGGTTTACCGACATGGATGCCATTTACGGTGAGGCCTGTGAGTAA